From Fibrobacter sp. UWEL, a single genomic window includes:
- a CDS encoding DHH family phosphoesterase → MNLYRKAIDSLGWGDAPAVVIGHKTPDGDSVMSALAYAYLMDALGHKTLARMAGKANNETVFAAKAFGIDLPETLLSIETAADPVRLILMDHSDYAQAVDGARNARILQVIDHHGIGDIAESKLLFAKYMPVGSTCSIVYTSYKELGVEITADVAKILFAGILSDTLNLIKVTTTDVDRQIYEELLQILANAWNMDISAARSKVNEIYKGMVVAAHDFSSMSDEEIFNSDAKDYVMGGAKFRLGSLDWKDSATINQFAERMLRVMPSIMRETGNQMIFCRVGYEEKTCMVYYGTDSAQTLSIAEKAFGKSKCPGMIFVNRRLSRKLDVIPMLTKALN, encoded by the coding sequence ATGAATTTATATCGTAAAGCAATTGACTCTCTAGGTTGGGGTGATGCGCCCGCTGTTGTCATTGGACACAAGACTCCCGATGGGGATTCTGTTATGTCTGCTTTGGCTTATGCCTACCTGATGGATGCGCTGGGCCACAAGACCCTTGCCCGAATGGCGGGGAAGGCCAATAACGAGACTGTTTTTGCGGCCAAGGCCTTTGGGATAGACCTGCCCGAGACGCTTTTGTCCATAGAAACCGCTGCGGATCCGGTTCGTTTGATCTTGATGGATCATAGTGATTATGCCCAGGCGGTGGACGGTGCCCGAAATGCTCGAATTCTTCAGGTAATCGACCATCACGGAATCGGTGACATTGCGGAATCCAAGCTCTTGTTCGCAAAATATATGCCAGTGGGATCCACTTGTAGTATCGTCTACACCAGCTATAAGGAGCTGGGGGTAGAAATTACGGCTGATGTGGCCAAGATTCTCTTTGCAGGTATTCTTTCCGATACGTTGAATTTGATAAAGGTGACCACGACGGATGTGGACCGCCAGATTTACGAAGAACTGCTCCAGATTCTCGCAAACGCCTGGAATATGGACATCTCTGCCGCCCGTAGCAAGGTCAATGAAATTTATAAGGGAATGGTGGTGGCCGCTCACGATTTCAGCTCCATGTCGGACGAGGAAATCTTTAATTCAGACGCAAAGGATTACGTCATGGGTGGGGCTAAGTTCCGCCTAGGAAGTCTGGACTGGAAGGATTCTGCTACCATCAATCAATTTGCAGAACGAATGTTGCGGGTAATGCCCTCTATTATGAGGGAAACTGGCAACCAGATGATTTTCTGTAGGGTTGGCTATGAGGAAAAGACCTGCATGGTCTACTACGGGACTGATTCTGCCCAAACCCTCTCGATAGCAGAAAAGGCATTTGGAAAATCCAAATGCCCTGGCATGATATTTGTCAATCGCAGATTGAGTCGTAAGCTGGATGTGATCCCCATGCTTACGAAGGCTCTAAATTAG
- a CDS encoding histidine phosphatase family protein, protein MKEIKFTILAAFSLAFWACEQSASDSPVDENESNATLNCYTESLEDSTGIKIICNGDSIGVLMNGTDGKDGKDGSDGKDGEDGSDGKDGENGKNGEDGIDGYTPTVTTSNVEPSKEHPNGGIQIVVTYKDAEGILKGDTSYVWNGTDVVPVSSSSESIPVIESSSSSSELIPESSSSSDEPVLEVSSSSDVPVLEISSSSEEPVVLESSSSSVEPVLEISSSSEEVEEPISSSSEELSEQCLTIRNTIDKFNYLDDVLPCIRSNEKVAYIIRHAERNKSDTGHEGVLNDNGRTQARDIGSRLKNLDYVGNIYFMHTNVYRTMETAMLIAEGKGQEYSETQIPYVYDTGVDHEINMDLTDGYIIKDKEKFDACKSPQGWGWSAYSKAAYEEDDNEACKEVFYDVDDRLNELVSTHFTYEKMHDITIAISHDQLLVPFVASVSQRQIDLRFHLHENDFDYWINYLTGIAIIVNENDEVTMIPVTALNDGFLRTYPDT, encoded by the coding sequence ATGAAAGAAATCAAATTTACAATCCTGGCAGCGTTCAGCCTTGCTTTTTGGGCATGCGAGCAGTCCGCCTCCGATTCTCCTGTTGACGAAAACGAATCCAACGCCACCTTGAATTGCTATACCGAAAGCCTGGAGGATAGCACCGGCATCAAGATCATCTGTAACGGAGACTCCATCGGCGTCTTAATGAACGGCACCGACGGTAAAGACGGCAAGGATGGGTCTGATGGTAAGGATGGCGAGGACGGATCCGACGGAAAGGACGGCGAGAATGGTAAAAACGGTGAGGATGGAATCGACGGCTACACCCCCACGGTAACCACCTCCAACGTCGAGCCCTCCAAGGAACATCCCAATGGGGGCATCCAGATTGTCGTTACATACAAGGATGCAGAAGGTATTCTTAAGGGGGACACCTCCTATGTATGGAACGGGACAGATGTTGTGCCAGTTTCTTCGTCCAGCGAAAGTATTCCTGTCATAGAATCTTCTTCCAGCAGTAGCGAACTGATCCCGGAATCCTCTTCCAGTAGCGACGAACCCGTTTTAGAGGTTTCTTCCAGCAGTGATGTTCCCGTTCTGGAAATCTCATCCAGTAGTGAAGAACCCGTTGTTCTGGAATCATCTTCCAGCAGTGTTGAACCGGTGTTGGAAATCTCAAGTTCCAGCGAAGAAGTGGAGGAACCGATTTCATCTTCCAGCGAAGAACTGAGCGAGCAATGCTTGACTATCAGGAACACCATTGACAAGTTCAACTATCTCGATGACGTTCTCCCCTGTATTCGCAGCAACGAAAAAGTCGCCTACATCATTAGGCATGCAGAAAGAAACAAAAGCGATACCGGGCACGAAGGCGTACTGAACGACAATGGACGCACTCAGGCAAGAGATATAGGTTCTCGGTTAAAGAATCTTGACTATGTCGGTAACATTTACTTCATGCACACCAACGTGTATAGGACCATGGAAACCGCCATGCTTATCGCAGAAGGCAAGGGCCAGGAATACTCCGAAACCCAAATTCCCTACGTTTACGACACTGGCGTTGACCATGAAATAAACATGGACCTGACCGATGGTTATATCATTAAGGACAAAGAAAAGTTTGACGCCTGCAAAAGTCCGCAAGGCTGGGGCTGGAGCGCCTATTCCAAGGCCGCTTACGAAGAAGATGACAATGAAGCCTGTAAAGAAGTTTTCTACGATGTGGACGATCGCCTCAACGAACTGGTCAGCACCCACTTCACCTACGAGAAAATGCACGATATTACTATCGCCATCTCTCACGACCAGCTTCTTGTACCTTTTGTAGCTTCCGTTAGCCAAAGGCAGATTGACTTAAGGTTCCATCTGCACGAAAACGACTTTGATTACTGGATTAACTACCTCACAGGAATTGCCATCATCGTCAACGAAAATGACGAAGTGACCATGATACCCGTCACCGCGTTAAATGACGGATTCCTGAGAACCTATCCGGACACCTAA
- a CDS encoding diaminopimelate dehydrogenase: MAKIAILGYGNLGRGIECAVKKTKDMELVAVFTRRDPATVKIQTPNIPVLNVSEIEKWADKIDMLVICGGSATDLPKMTPEMAAKFNVIDTFDTHANIPTHFANVDAAAKAAGKIAMISVGWDPGMFSLNRVYANAILPDGKDYTFWGKGVSQGHSDAVRRIKGVKNAKQYTCPVPEALEAVRSGSMPELTTRQKHTRLCYVVLEEGADAAYVENEIKTMKNYFDEYDTTVNFISEEEFNANHSGLAHGGFVIRTGKTGMNNEHTHVIEYSLKLDSNPEFTTAAVIAFARAALRMKAEGKTGCFTVLDVPPAYLSEQSGEELRAHLL; encoded by the coding sequence ATGGCAAAAATCGCTATTCTCGGTTATGGTAACTTGGGCCGCGGCATCGAATGCGCAGTCAAGAAGACCAAGGACATGGAACTTGTTGCAGTATTCACCCGTCGTGATCCCGCTACTGTTAAGATTCAGACCCCGAACATTCCCGTTCTCAACGTTTCTGAAATTGAAAAGTGGGCTGACAAGATCGACATGCTGGTGATCTGCGGCGGTAGCGCTACCGACCTTCCGAAGATGACTCCGGAAATGGCCGCAAAGTTCAATGTCATCGATACTTTCGACACTCACGCAAACATCCCCACTCACTTCGCCAACGTTGACGCCGCTGCTAAGGCTGCTGGCAAGATCGCCATGATCTCCGTCGGTTGGGATCCGGGTATGTTCTCCCTGAACCGCGTCTATGCAAACGCAATCCTCCCTGATGGCAAGGACTACACCTTCTGGGGCAAGGGCGTTTCTCAGGGGCACTCCGACGCTGTTCGCCGCATCAAGGGTGTTAAGAATGCTAAGCAGTACACCTGCCCGGTTCCGGAAGCTCTGGAAGCTGTCCGCAGCGGTTCTATGCCTGAACTGACTACCCGTCAGAAGCACACCCGCCTCTGCTACGTGGTTCTTGAAGAAGGCGCAGATGCAGCCTACGTCGAAAACGAAATCAAGACCATGAAGAACTACTTCGATGAATACGACACTACCGTAAACTTCATCAGCGAAGAAGAATTCAATGCAAACCACAGCGGTCTCGCTCACGGCGGTTTCGTGATTCGTACCGGCAAGACTGGCATGAACAACGAACACACTCATGTGATCGAATACAGCCTCAAGCTGGACTCCAATCCGGAATTCACTACCGCTGCCGTGATCGCATTTGCCCGCGCAGCTCTCCGCATGAAGGCTGAAGGCAAGACCGGTTGCTTCACTGTGCTCGATGTTCCTCCTGCATACTTGAGCGAACAGAGCGGCGAAGAACTCCGCGCACATCTTCTGTAA
- a CDS encoding fibrobacter succinogenes major paralogous domain-containing protein gives MNMFKNLAVMALVVGFIACGDDSSTGSPTDAKDDGSSSSVISSDGSSFSESVILGSSSSVIPSVGSAGVEESSSSSSSSSSVNVSLSSSQNQLSSSSSSSSVDKFVWSYLNTDIEYEEFTDERDGQVYKSVKIGDQVWMAENLNYAYVVPTAEWDSSSFCYDDELDNCAKYGRLYLWSAAMDSAAVFSESGRGCGFGVECNPNGIVRGVCPEGWHLPSSEEWYALHSSVGGYLTAGKMLRTTSDWHNNSNGTDGNGTNAYGFSVYPSGYRHVNSVFYSRLGYDAHFWMADEWSKTNASYEELVYGYDYTTGDADPKNLGYSVRCLMD, from the coding sequence ATGAATATGTTCAAGAATTTGGCTGTAATGGCTCTTGTCGTTGGGTTTATTGCATGTGGCGACGATAGTTCGACTGGCTCACCAACCGACGCAAAGGACGACGGTTCCTCCTCAAGTGTCATCTCGAGCGATGGTTCCTCCTTCAGCGAAAGTGTCATTCTCGGCTCCTCCTCAAGTGTCATTCCGAGCGTAGGCTCTGCCGGAGTCGAGGAATCTAGTAGCAGCTCATCTTCCAGCAGCAGCGTAAATGTCAGTCTGAGCTCGTCTCAGAATCAGCTATCCTCTTCAAGCAGTTCTTCTTCCGTAGATAAGTTTGTTTGGTCTTACCTTAATACTGATATTGAATATGAAGAATTTACGGATGAACGAGATGGTCAAGTCTATAAAAGTGTAAAAATAGGTGATCAGGTATGGATGGCGGAAAACCTGAATTATGCTTATGTTGTGCCAACTGCTGAATGGGATTCTTCTAGTTTCTGCTACGATGATGAGCTTGATAACTGTGCTAAATATGGTCGCTTGTATTTGTGGAGCGCGGCGATGGATAGCGCTGCAGTATTCAGCGAATCAGGACGCGGTTGTGGATTCGGTGTGGAATGTAATCCTAACGGAATCGTTCGCGGGGTTTGCCCTGAAGGGTGGCACTTGCCTAGTTCTGAAGAGTGGTATGCCCTGCATAGTTCTGTTGGTGGGTATCTGACAGCTGGTAAAATGCTTCGGACGACCAGTGATTGGCACAACAATAGCAATGGAACGGATGGCAATGGAACAAATGCATATGGCTTTTCCGTCTATCCGTCGGGTTACAGACATGTTAACTCTGTTTTTTATTCTCGGCTTGGGTATGATGCTCATTTCTGGATGGCTGATGAATGGTCGAAAACGAATGCTAGCTACGAAGAACTTGTTTATGGGTATGACTACACTACAGGTGATGCGGATCCCAAAAACCTGGGTTATTCAGTTCGTTGTTTAATGGATTAA
- a CDS encoding dUTP diphosphatase — MKIVIQYLDDTIPRLEYVGGKSDWIDLSAAETVTLKKGEFRLIHLGVAMKLPEGYEAHLAPRSSTFKNFKILQTNSVGVVDSSYCGANDWWKMPVYATEDVTIEKGSRIAQFRIMEIQPKLEFEEGFLSDKDRGGFGSTGVK; from the coding sequence ATGAAGATTGTTATTCAATACCTCGACGACACTATTCCTCGCCTGGAATATGTGGGCGGCAAGTCTGACTGGATCGACCTTAGCGCTGCGGAAACCGTTACTCTGAAGAAAGGCGAATTCCGCCTGATTCACTTGGGAGTTGCTATGAAGCTGCCGGAAGGTTATGAGGCTCACCTGGCTCCCCGCAGCTCCACTTTCAAGAACTTCAAGATCCTGCAGACCAATTCTGTTGGGGTTGTAGATTCCAGCTACTGCGGCGCGAACGACTGGTGGAAAATGCCGGTCTATGCCACCGAAGACGTGACCATCGAAAAAGGCTCCCGCATCGCCCAGTTCCGCATCATGGAAATCCAGCCCAAGCTGGAATTCGAAGAAGGCTTCCTGTCCGATAAGGACCGCGGCGGCTTCGGCAGCACTGGCGTGAAGTAA
- a CDS encoding RNA methyltransferase, translating to MRKFRVVLVEPEHPHNVGFVARAMHCYALDELYIVYPKRNKVIENSYHTAANSHDILDKATIVHTFQDAIGDCSCAVAFSRRIFGSAIKHCMVPDLSGMLPEDGTIALVFGRESCGLALEEVNACTYQCEIPVPGLMSLNLGQAVSISLYELCRSGALANGEGRAKRGSKGACETQPATIDQINGFKKFLDRYLTGQYHDQAWRDNFLNTLLQRLHPTRNELSALFGLLRNVAGKPARLEQAEDRAAKAKAAATAKDAAEGNAD from the coding sequence ATGCGTAAGTTTAGAGTAGTCCTAGTAGAACCGGAACATCCTCACAACGTGGGCTTTGTTGCCCGTGCCATGCATTGCTATGCCTTGGATGAACTGTACATTGTTTACCCCAAGCGTAACAAGGTAATTGAGAATTCCTACCATACTGCTGCCAATAGCCACGATATTTTGGATAAGGCCACCATCGTTCATACCTTCCAGGATGCTATCGGTGACTGCTCCTGCGCAGTAGCTTTCAGCCGTCGCATTTTCGGTAGCGCCATCAAGCATTGCATGGTGCCCGACTTGTCCGGCATGCTTCCCGAAGATGGAACTATTGCCTTGGTGTTCGGTCGTGAATCTTGCGGCCTCGCTCTTGAAGAAGTGAATGCTTGCACTTACCAGTGCGAAATTCCGGTACCTGGCCTTATGAGCTTGAACCTGGGTCAGGCTGTCTCTATTTCTTTGTATGAACTGTGCCGCTCCGGTGCTCTTGCAAACGGTGAAGGCCGTGCCAAGCGTGGCTCCAAGGGCGCCTGCGAAACTCAGCCTGCCACCATTGATCAGATTAACGGCTTCAAAAAGTTCTTGGATCGCTATTTGACTGGCCAGTACCATGATCAGGCTTGGCGCGATAACTTCTTGAATACTCTGCTCCAGAGACTGCACCCCACTCGCAACGAACTTTCTGCATTGTTCGGCTTGCTCCGTAACGTTGCTGGAAAACCCGCCCGTTTGGAACAGGCCGAAGACCGCGCTGCTAAGGCTAAGGCCGCTGCAACTGCGAAGGACGCTGCCGAAGGTAACGCGGATTAA
- a CDS encoding sugar phosphate nucleotidyltransferase, giving the protein MKSCDSDELNVLILAAGLGTRLRPLTSDVPKPLVPVVDKSILEQQALKARSIGDVRLHANAHYLADQIVTEGERLGFEKVWVEYPEILGTAGPLKRIYREGYRGGLLIMNGDAYCGFDLKKFVENANRVFAAGGDCSPGVALLAVDFPKVNTFRVNAEGRLVGVAGRFGSEEGAAATFSGVSYYSDEALARIADGEFDIREFWKQEIAAGRPPFVDMSQMNATWIDMGSPEGLWNATAARLKELGVDRWSSAALTVDAAKRSIVFAGAEVGEGEVVENEIRGPGFVWNI; this is encoded by the coding sequence ATGAAATCCTGTGATTCAGATGAGTTGAACGTTCTTATCCTGGCGGCAGGCCTGGGAACCCGTCTCCGCCCCTTGACTAGCGATGTGCCTAAACCTCTCGTGCCTGTTGTGGACAAGAGTATTCTGGAGCAGCAGGCTCTTAAGGCTCGTTCTATTGGCGATGTTCGTTTGCATGCCAATGCCCACTATTTGGCCGACCAGATTGTGACAGAAGGTGAACGCCTGGGCTTTGAAAAGGTCTGGGTGGAATATCCTGAGATTTTAGGAACGGCTGGACCGTTAAAGCGTATTTATCGGGAAGGTTACCGCGGTGGCTTGCTCATTATGAACGGAGATGCCTACTGCGGTTTTGACTTGAAAAAGTTTGTGGAAAACGCTAATCGCGTGTTTGCCGCGGGTGGGGACTGTTCGCCGGGTGTGGCCTTGCTGGCCGTTGACTTTCCTAAGGTAAACACCTTCCGCGTGAATGCAGAAGGCCGTCTGGTGGGGGTTGCTGGTCGTTTTGGATCTGAGGAAGGTGCTGCTGCTACATTCTCTGGAGTTTCCTATTACAGCGACGAGGCTCTTGCTCGCATCGCAGACGGAGAATTCGATATCCGTGAATTCTGGAAACAGGAAATTGCCGCTGGCCGCCCGCCCTTTGTGGACATGAGCCAGATGAATGCCACCTGGATTGACATGGGCTCTCCGGAAGGCTTGTGGAATGCAACCGCTGCCCGCCTTAAAGAACTTGGTGTGGACCGCTGGAGTAGTGCCGCGCTGACGGTGGACGCCGCAAAACGTTCCATCGTGTTTGCCGGTGCCGAAGTGGGCGAGGGTGAAGTGGTGGAAAACGAAATCCGCGGCCCTGGATTCGTGTGGAATATTTAG